A single region of the Neisseria zoodegmatis genome encodes:
- the def gene encoding peptide deformylase translates to MALLNILQYPDERLHTVAKPVAEIDGRIQTLVGDMLETMYEARGIGLAATQVNVHERVVVMDLSEEQNEPRVFINPIITHKDGETTYEEGCLSVPGIYDTVTRAERVTVEALNEKGEKFTLEADGLLAICIQHELDHLAGKVFVEYLSTLKQNRIKTKLKKRAKHNL, encoded by the coding sequence ATGGCATTACTTAACATTCTCCAGTATCCCGACGAGCGCCTGCACACTGTTGCAAAACCGGTAGCCGAAATCGACGGGCGCATCCAAACGCTGGTCGGCGATATGCTGGAAACCATGTACGAAGCACGCGGCATCGGCTTGGCTGCCACGCAAGTCAATGTGCATGAGCGCGTGGTCGTGATGGATTTGTCGGAAGAACAAAACGAACCGCGGGTATTCATCAATCCGATCATCACCCACAAAGACGGCGAAACCACTTATGAAGAAGGCTGTTTGTCCGTGCCCGGCATCTACGACACCGTAACCCGTGCGGAACGTGTCACAGTAGAAGCCTTGAATGAAAAAGGTGAAAAATTCACGCTGGAAGCCGACGGTCTACTGGCTATCTGCATTCAACACGAGCTGGATCACTTGGCAGGTAAAGTGTTTGTGGAATATTTATCCACATTGAAGCAAAACCGCATCAAAACCAAGCTGAAAAAACGTGCCAAGCACAATCTGTAA
- the rsmB gene encoding 16S rRNA (cytosine(967)-C(5))-methyltransferase RsmB has translation MSMALAQKLAADTITAVASGQNLQDALANVRAAHPELSPQENGALQDIAYGCQRYGGSLRYMLGKMLNKPITEPKLESLLIAALYQLNHTANAPHAVVNEAVDTAAKIGKGQYRSFTNAILRRFLREREKLNAGCKHNDVAKYNLPEWWVRYLQNHYPKHWHNMVAAWQQHPPMTLRINRRKSDAQTYLKLLAQEGIAATALDDYAVMLAEAVPVNRLPGFSDGLVSVQDFGAQQAGYLLNPQNGERILDACAAPGGKTGHILELADCNLTALDIDEGRLKRVADNLNRLNAHAEALICADAQDIEKWYDGRPFDAILADVPCTASGVLKRNPDIRWLRRPGDAVKTARQQEALLDALWQTLTKNGRMLLATCSIFVEENEQQLQKFLNRHADARCVESHVLLPNKQQDGFYYALIQKQ, from the coding sequence GTGAGTATGGCTTTGGCGCAAAAGTTGGCGGCAGATACAATAACGGCAGTTGCATCCGGGCAAAACCTGCAAGATGCACTGGCAAACGTCCGTGCCGCGCATCCAGAACTAAGCCCGCAGGAAAACGGCGCTCTGCAAGACATTGCCTACGGCTGCCAACGCTACGGCGGCAGTTTGCGTTATATGTTGGGCAAAATGCTCAATAAGCCCATTACCGAACCCAAACTCGAAAGCCTCCTGATTGCCGCACTGTATCAACTGAACCACACCGCCAACGCTCCTCATGCGGTGGTCAACGAAGCCGTTGATACAGCCGCCAAAATCGGCAAAGGGCAATACCGTTCGTTTACCAACGCCATATTGCGCCGCTTTCTGCGCGAACGCGAAAAACTGAATGCCGGCTGTAAGCATAACGATGTTGCCAAATACAACTTGCCCGAATGGTGGGTTCGCTATCTGCAAAACCATTATCCGAAACATTGGCACAACATGGTTGCCGCATGGCAGCAGCACCCGCCGATGACTTTGCGCATCAACCGCCGTAAAAGCGACGCCCAAACTTATCTGAAACTGTTGGCGCAAGAAGGCATCGCCGCCACCGCTTTAGACGACTATGCCGTCATGTTGGCGGAAGCCGTACCGGTCAACCGCCTGCCCGGTTTTTCAGACGGCCTCGTATCGGTACAAGATTTCGGCGCACAGCAAGCAGGCTACCTGCTGAACCCGCAAAACGGCGAACGCATTCTCGATGCCTGCGCCGCACCCGGCGGCAAAACCGGCCACATATTGGAACTCGCCGACTGCAACCTGACCGCCTTAGATATCGATGAAGGCCGTCTGAAACGGGTGGCCGACAACTTAAATCGATTGAATGCCCATGCCGAAGCGCTCATATGTGCCGACGCACAAGACATTGAAAAATGGTATGACGGCCGGCCTTTCGATGCCATCCTAGCCGACGTACCCTGCACCGCCTCGGGTGTGTTAAAACGCAATCCCGACATCAGATGGCTGCGCCGCCCCGGCGATGCCGTCAAAACCGCGCGCCAGCAGGAAGCGTTGCTCGACGCACTCTGGCAAACCCTGACGAAAAACGGCAGAATGCTTTTAGCAACCTGCTCGATATTCGTAGAAGAAAACGAACAACAGCTACAAAAATTTTTAAACCGCCATGCCGACGCCCGATGTGTAGAGTCACATGTGCTTTTACCCAACAAACAGCAAGATGGCTTTTATTACGCGCTTATTCAAAAACAGTAA
- a CDS encoding DUF4112 domain-containing protein, protein MNHPTPIKHDALQRSRSYHAAKEISRYLDDYYIDGILGLIPVAGDVVSQSFHAVFLYLAAVKLRSARLTVVVLFNSLMDILIGLIPFLGDVLDFINKSHKRNFALIEGFALGDKAVISQVNRRAAMAAVGILLLLAGIVLLLKWSWALMVWLYHWLPTLFA, encoded by the coding sequence ATGAACCATCCCACCCCCATCAAACACGATGCTTTGCAAAGAAGCCGCAGCTATCACGCGGCGAAAGAAATCAGCCGCTATCTTGACGACTACTATATCGACGGCATACTGGGTTTAATCCCCGTGGCGGGCGATGTGGTTTCACAAAGCTTTCACGCCGTGTTTCTGTATTTGGCGGCGGTGAAACTGCGTTCGGCCAGATTGACTGTGGTTGTGCTGTTCAACAGCCTGATGGACATCTTGATCGGCCTGATTCCTTTTTTGGGCGACGTGCTGGACTTTATCAATAAGTCGCACAAGCGCAATTTTGCCCTGATTGAAGGTTTCGCCTTGGGCGACAAAGCCGTGATCAGCCAAGTAAACCGCAGAGCGGCGATGGCGGCAGTAGGCATTTTGCTGCTGTTGGCGGGCATCGTGTTACTGCTGAAATGGTCTTGGGCCTTGATGGTATGGCTTTACCATTGGCTGCCGACGCTTTTCGCTTGA
- a CDS encoding DUF4390 domain-containing protein, whose protein sequence is MAFITRLFKNSKLLLLPILLALSFQTAAEGISATRSLATLTSSGQMSVSSRFSTTLPDQLKQALNQGVPLNFTLNYQLSAPTIASYRFKLEHLVGSGNTIQYKLSYHPLTNRYRVTVGTFSTEYNSLETALRGIGAVANWRVLHNGALSGVSPKETKAEIRLSLSTSQLPKPFQINALTSKSWQLDSGWQSLTITKE, encoded by the coding sequence ATGGCTTTTATTACGCGCTTATTCAAAAACAGTAAACTACTGTTATTGCCCATTCTGCTGGCCTTATCTTTTCAGACGGCCGCAGAAGGGATAAGTGCAACCCGCTCTTTAGCCACCTTAACCTCATCGGGGCAAATGTCGGTCAGCAGCCGTTTCTCAACCACGCTGCCCGACCAGCTCAAACAGGCCCTCAATCAGGGCGTACCTTTGAATTTCACGCTGAATTACCAGCTTTCCGCGCCTACCATTGCCTCCTACCGTTTCAAACTCGAGCATCTGGTCGGCAGCGGCAACACCATTCAATACAAACTTTCCTACCATCCGCTAACCAACCGCTACCGCGTTACCGTGGGCACTTTTTCCACAGAATACAACAGCTTGGAAACGGCCTTGCGCGGTATCGGCGCCGTAGCCAACTGGCGGGTGCTGCACAATGGAGCGCTTAGCGGCGTTTCGCCCAAAGAAACCAAGGCCGAAATCAGGCTTTCATTAAGCACCTCCCAACTTCCCAAACCTTTTCAGATTAATGCGCTGACTTCGAAAAGCTGGCAGCTGGATTCCGGCTGGCAGTCCCTTACCATCACGAAGGAGTAA
- a CDS encoding sigma-54-dependent transcriptional regulator, which produces MRSTDILIVDDEIGIRDLLSEILQDEGYTVTLAENAEEARQLRHQTRPAMVLLDIWMPDCDGITLLKEWAKNGQLNMPVVMMSGHASIDTAVEATKIGALDFLEKPIALQKLLSTVDRALKYGEMQAASGLSLDKLGNSPSIQELNRALEAVVKQNKPVLLCGEPGSPFELVARYFHKNGTPWVEPGKTEHIVDIPLELLQKAGGGILYLGDIAQYSRSIQQGIAFLLTKAERSNVRIICASSRPLNESAEHSIIDTKLKEALSACVIQIPPLRNQADDIVFLVDQILSELAETQKIPLVKFSTGALNILRQYDWPGNLDQLRSVVKNLAITAENSAVEEQAVNAVLGGQMNHAPVSEMVGGFNFNMPLRELREELERRYFEYHIVQESHNMSRVAQKVGLERTHLYRKLKQLGINFSRRNSDKSNDD; this is translated from the coding sequence ATGCGCAGTACTGATATTTTAATTGTTGATGATGAAATCGGCATCCGCGATCTTCTCTCCGAGATTCTTCAAGACGAAGGCTACACCGTAACCCTCGCCGAGAATGCCGAAGAAGCCCGCCAGCTCCGCCACCAAACCCGTCCGGCCATGGTGTTGCTGGATATTTGGATGCCCGATTGCGACGGCATCACGCTATTAAAAGAATGGGCGAAAAACGGCCAGCTCAATATGCCTGTGGTAATGATGAGCGGCCACGCCAGTATCGATACCGCAGTTGAAGCCACCAAAATCGGCGCATTGGATTTTCTGGAAAAACCCATCGCCCTGCAAAAACTGCTCAGCACCGTAGACCGCGCGCTGAAATACGGCGAAATGCAGGCCGCATCGGGCTTATCGCTCGACAAACTCGGCAACAGCCCTTCCATTCAAGAGCTAAACCGCGCGCTTGAAGCTGTTGTGAAACAAAACAAACCCGTTTTACTTTGCGGCGAACCGGGTTCTCCGTTTGAATTGGTGGCACGTTATTTCCATAAAAACGGCACGCCGTGGGTGGAACCGGGCAAAACCGAACACATCGTCGATATTCCGTTGGAGCTTTTGCAAAAAGCGGGCGGCGGTATTCTCTATTTGGGCGACATTGCCCAATACAGCCGCAGCATCCAACAAGGTATCGCCTTTTTGCTGACCAAAGCAGAACGCAGCAATGTGCGCATTATCTGCGCCAGCAGCCGCCCTTTAAACGAATCGGCCGAACATTCAATAATCGATACCAAACTGAAAGAAGCCCTTTCCGCTTGTGTGATTCAGATTCCGCCTTTGCGTAATCAGGCCGACGATATCGTGTTTTTGGTTGACCAAATTCTGAGCGAACTGGCTGAAACGCAAAAAATACCGCTGGTCAAATTCAGCACCGGTGCATTGAATATCCTGCGCCAATACGACTGGCCGGGCAATCTCGACCAATTGCGCAGCGTGGTCAAAAATTTGGCCATCACCGCCGAGAACAGCGCGGTGGAAGAGCAAGCCGTCAATGCAGTGCTGGGCGGGCAAATGAACCATGCGCCTGTTTCGGAAATGGTCGGCGGTTTCAATTTCAATATGCCTTTGCGTGAATTGCGCGAAGAGTTGGAACGACGCTATTTTGAATACCATATCGTTCAAGAAAGCCACAACATGAGCCGCGTGGCGCAGAAAGTGGGTTTGGAAAGAACGCACCTCTACCGAAAACTGAAACAGCTGGGCATTAATTTCTCACGCCGCAACAGCGACAAATCCAATGACGATTAA
- a CDS encoding prolyl oligopeptidase family serine peptidase — MSAPATKPAENITAAETVEDVTAVTEVFGDGQKITAAVVQYNQPVSNESLDVEDFAVAGRTVTKVYGNDAPVTASDAKDGKYVVVELSQKDEDAVAFGVEGRDIIRRRPELRITQTGDVADTAGNVIIPDGKERETKQAANLIVDDFKQAQFADPLTGISLNYNLFVPKNYDAKKSYPLVLFIHDAAVAGNDVKNTLKQGLGAVVWASPESQAKHEALVLAPQFDRKSMSHQATGKEPEAVVNLIKHLETEYSIDPARRYATGQSAGGMMQMAMNAKNPDFFAASYLIAPQWEAAKAAAPLAKNKMWIVVAEDDEKVHKNMNAITASLEKHGAKVAKKMWSGMATPSELDAEVSAMRGQNANIHYTVLQKGTIAPAGQTDNGTASHANTWRIAYAIEGIRDWLFEQRKP, encoded by the coding sequence ATGTCTGCACCCGCAACCAAACCCGCCGAAAACATAACCGCTGCCGAAACGGTGGAAGACGTGACCGCGGTAACCGAGGTATTCGGCGACGGGCAGAAAATTACCGCAGCCGTGGTTCAATACAACCAGCCCGTGAGCAATGAATCGCTTGATGTGGAAGACTTCGCCGTCGCAGGCCGCACGGTAACCAAGGTTTACGGCAACGACGCGCCCGTTACCGCATCCGATGCAAAAGACGGCAAATATGTAGTGGTAGAGCTTTCCCAAAAAGACGAAGACGCTGTGGCATTCGGCGTTGAAGGCCGCGACATTATCCGCCGCCGCCCCGAATTGAGAATCACCCAAACCGGCGATGTGGCCGATACTGCGGGCAACGTGATTATCCCCGACGGCAAAGAGCGTGAAACCAAACAAGCCGCCAACCTGATTGTGGACGACTTCAAACAGGCTCAATTTGCCGACCCGCTCACCGGCATTTCGCTCAACTACAACCTTTTCGTGCCGAAAAATTACGACGCGAAAAAATCCTATCCGCTGGTTTTGTTCATCCACGATGCCGCCGTGGCCGGCAACGACGTGAAAAACACCTTGAAGCAAGGCTTGGGCGCAGTGGTGTGGGCCTCTCCCGAATCGCAAGCCAAACACGAAGCGCTGGTGCTGGCGCCGCAATTCGACCGCAAGTCTATGAGCCACCAAGCAACGGGCAAAGAACCGGAAGCCGTGGTTAACCTGATCAAACATTTGGAAACCGAATACAGCATCGACCCCGCACGCCGCTACGCCACTGGCCAATCCGCCGGCGGCATGATGCAGATGGCCATGAACGCCAAAAATCCCGATTTCTTTGCCGCTTCCTACCTCATCGCCCCGCAATGGGAAGCCGCCAAAGCCGCCGCACCGCTGGCTAAAAACAAAATGTGGATTGTCGTGGCGGAAGACGATGAAAAAGTCCATAAAAACATGAATGCCATTACCGCCTCTTTGGAAAAACACGGTGCGAAAGTAGCCAAAAAAATGTGGAGCGGCATGGCCACACCGTCCGAACTTGATGCCGAAGTTTCTGCCATGCGTGGACAAAATGCCAATATCCACTACACCGTGCTGCAAAAAGGCACGATTGCGCCCGCCGGCCAAACCGACAACGGCACCGCCAGCCACGCCAACACTTGGCGGATTGCCTATGCCATTGAAGGCATACGCGATTGGTTGTTTGAACAACGTAAGCCGTAA
- the cyaY gene encoding iron donor protein CyaY — MMTESEFLQHSDALFTHIEDQIDEGGWDFDCRLNGNVLTIEAGDGTQIIVNRHTPNQELWIAAKSGGYHFAEKDGRWLATRDGSEFFAVLNQALTAAAGEEVCVEAYR, encoded by the coding sequence ATGATGACTGAAAGCGAATTTTTACAGCATTCCGATGCTTTATTTACCCATATTGAAGACCAAATCGACGAGGGCGGCTGGGATTTCGACTGCCGTCTGAACGGTAATGTGTTAACCATTGAAGCGGGCGACGGCACGCAGATTATTGTGAACCGGCACACGCCTAATCAGGAATTGTGGATTGCGGCGAAAAGCGGCGGCTATCATTTTGCGGAGAAGGACGGCCGGTGGCTGGCAACGCGCGACGGCAGCGAGTTTTTTGCGGTGTTGAATCAGGCGCTGACTGCGGCGGCGGGTGAAGAAGTATGCGTAGAGGCGTATCGTTGA
- the fmt gene encoding methionyl-tRNA formyltransferase has product MKVIFAGTPDFAASALSAIAEAGFDIPLVLTQPDRPKGRGMQLQPSPVKQTALELGLTVAQPQSLRHEDAQELLRKQHADVMVVAAYGLILPQAVLDIPTHGCLNIHASLLPRWRGAAPIQRAIEAGDAETGVCIMQMDAGLDTGNVVSEHRYTIQSTDTAGNVHDALAHIGAQAIVADLQRLQQEGRLNSTPQPENGVTYANKLNKEEARINWSEPAHIIERKIRAFNPVPAAWTEYQGKPLKIWQAEVVEGQGEAGTVLQCRSDGLIVACGQHALKITELQPAGSKRMNIAAFATGNRIETGERL; this is encoded by the coding sequence ATGAAAGTGATTTTTGCCGGCACGCCCGATTTCGCCGCATCCGCCTTATCAGCCATCGCCGAGGCAGGCTTTGACATTCCTTTGGTGCTGACCCAACCCGACCGCCCCAAAGGACGCGGCATGCAGCTCCAGCCCAGCCCTGTAAAGCAAACGGCTTTGGAGCTGGGTTTAACCGTAGCCCAACCGCAAAGCCTGCGCCATGAAGACGCACAAGAACTGTTGCGTAAACAACACGCCGACGTGATGGTGGTAGCCGCTTACGGCCTTATTCTGCCCCAAGCCGTCCTCGACATTCCCACGCATGGCTGCTTAAACATCCATGCTTCGCTTCTGCCGCGCTGGCGGGGCGCCGCGCCCATCCAACGTGCTATTGAAGCGGGAGACGCCGAAACAGGCGTTTGCATCATGCAAATGGATGCAGGCTTGGATACCGGCAACGTGGTCAGCGAACACCGCTACACTATTCAAAGCACCGATACCGCCGGCAATGTGCACGACGCTTTGGCACATATAGGCGCGCAAGCCATCGTGGCCGATTTGCAACGTCTGCAACAAGAAGGCCGTCTGAACAGCACGCCCCAGCCGGAAAACGGCGTCACCTACGCCAACAAATTAAACAAAGAAGAAGCCCGCATCAATTGGAGCGAACCCGCCCACATCATCGAGCGCAAAATCAGGGCGTTCAACCCCGTGCCCGCCGCTTGGACGGAATACCAAGGTAAACCTCTGAAAATCTGGCAAGCCGAAGTAGTGGAAGGTCAGGGAGAAGCCGGTACAGTACTGCAATGCCGTTCAGACGGCCTGATTGTCGCGTGCGGACAACACGCCCTGAAAATTACCGAATTACAGCCGGCAGGCAGCAAACGCATGAATATAGCTGCTTTTGCGACGGGAAACCGTATTGAAACGGGAGAACGCCTGTGA
- a CDS encoding sensor histidine kinase: MRHFLLIAGLLSFISLYILTLATENDSDLSYYFWWIIAASGALVVVLLGLLVRYVRLLLRDVRKGVFGSQIARRLAGMFTLVAVLPGLFLFGVSAQFISNSINSWFGNDTHEALERGLNLSKSALNLSLDNAVRQAVPIQIDLIGASSLGHNLPQTLKNLPGNQRFDQLAVYNIQSNQADVVRNISNLPEPKLDESSRKTLLDTGSASSIENLNNALYAQGWMILDDGTNRSRALFFRQAVPADVAKDAILIEAARAKYAELTYAKQGLQRFFLVTLLVATLLAIMLALVMALYFARRFVEPILSLAEGARAVAQGDFSQKRPIFRNDEFGRLTHLFNHMTEQLSIAQAANERNRLQQEAARHYLECVLESLTTGVVTLDDKGRLKTFNHSAEEILGISLENMIGSSWYEWQGKSPQQSVLAETFASIIDTAPVDKPVQLSYAAPDESRILLAKATILPDDNDNGIVMVFDDITALVRAQKEAAWGEVAKRLAHEIRNPLTPIQLSAERLAWKLHDKLSGQDAQILTRSTDTIVKQVAALKEMVEAFRNYARAPALKLEQLDLNQIIEEVLLLYEGSKCTFEADLSNISFSIAADTTAMRQVLHNIFKNAAEAAEDELSPRVCVSTQAADDDQVLLTVSNNGKSFSKEMLQHAFEPYVTDKPTGTGLGLPVVKKIIEEHGGRISLSNLPEGGAAVNIVLPRLV, encoded by the coding sequence ATGCGTCACTTTCTTCTGATTGCCGGACTGCTTTCCTTTATTTCCCTGTATATCCTGACACTGGCAACGGAAAACGACAGCGATCTAAGCTATTATTTTTGGTGGATTATTGCAGCCAGCGGCGCTTTAGTTGTCGTATTGCTGGGGCTGCTGGTGCGCTATGTGCGGCTGCTGCTGCGCGACGTGCGCAAAGGCGTGTTCGGCTCTCAAATCGCCCGCAGGCTGGCTGGTATGTTCACACTGGTTGCCGTGTTGCCCGGGCTGTTTCTGTTTGGCGTATCGGCCCAATTTATTTCCAACAGCATCAATTCCTGGTTCGGCAACGATACGCACGAAGCCTTGGAGCGCGGCCTGAATTTAAGTAAGTCGGCTTTAAATCTCTCACTCGACAACGCCGTGCGCCAAGCTGTGCCCATCCAAATCGACTTAATCGGCGCCTCTTCTTTGGGGCACAACCTTCCCCAAACGCTGAAAAACCTGCCCGGCAACCAACGTTTTGACCAACTCGCCGTTTACAACATCCAAAGTAATCAAGCAGATGTCGTGCGTAACATCAGCAATCTGCCTGAACCAAAACTCGACGAATCCTCACGCAAAACATTGCTCGATACCGGCTCGGCCAGCAGCATCGAAAACCTGAATAACGCACTTTACGCACAAGGCTGGATGATTTTGGACGACGGTACCAACCGTTCCCGCGCTTTATTCTTCCGCCAAGCCGTACCTGCCGATGTAGCCAAAGATGCCATCCTGATTGAAGCCGCCCGCGCCAAATACGCCGAGCTGACCTACGCCAAACAAGGCCTGCAACGCTTCTTTCTGGTAACTTTGCTGGTAGCCACCTTACTGGCGATTATGCTGGCTTTGGTGATGGCGCTGTATTTCGCACGCCGTTTTGTAGAGCCGATATTGTCGTTGGCAGAAGGCGCACGTGCCGTAGCACAAGGCGATTTCTCGCAAAAACGGCCGATTTTCCGCAACGATGAATTCGGCAGATTAACCCATCTCTTCAACCACATGACCGAGCAGTTGAGCATTGCCCAAGCAGCCAACGAACGCAACCGCCTGCAACAAGAAGCCGCGCGCCATTATCTTGAGTGTGTACTGGAAAGCCTAACCACAGGCGTCGTTACCCTAGACGATAAAGGCCGTCTGAAAACATTCAACCACAGTGCAGAAGAAATCCTCGGCATTTCCTTGGAAAACATGATCGGCAGCAGCTGGTACGAATGGCAGGGAAAATCTCCGCAGCAGTCCGTGCTGGCCGAAACCTTTGCTTCGATTATCGATACCGCGCCGGTCGACAAACCCGTACAGCTAAGCTATGCCGCTCCCGACGAATCCCGCATCTTACTGGCCAAAGCCACCATTTTGCCCGACGACAACGATAACGGCATCGTGATGGTATTCGACGACATCACCGCCTTGGTTAGAGCGCAAAAAGAAGCGGCTTGGGGCGAAGTCGCCAAACGGCTGGCACACGAAATCCGCAACCCCCTCACCCCCATCCAACTCTCGGCAGAAAGATTGGCATGGAAATTGCATGACAAGCTCAGCGGTCAGGACGCGCAGATCCTTACGCGCTCTACAGACACGATAGTCAAACAGGTTGCGGCATTGAAAGAAATGGTCGAAGCGTTCCGAAACTATGCCCGAGCGCCCGCACTTAAACTCGAACAGCTTGATTTAAACCAAATTATTGAGGAAGTTTTGCTGCTCTATGAGGGCAGTAAGTGTACATTCGAGGCCGATTTGAGTAATATATCTTTTTCAATCGCCGCCGACACCACCGCCATGCGGCAGGTTTTGCATAATATTTTCAAGAATGCAGCCGAAGCCGCCGAAGACGAACTTTCGCCCCGCGTGTGTGTATCCACACAAGCTGCCGACGACGACCAAGTGCTGCTGACCGTAAGCAACAACGGCAAAAGTTTCAGCAAAGAAATGTTGCAGCACGCATTCGAGCCTTATGTTACCGACAAACCGACGGGCACCGGTTTAGGCTTGCCCGTGGTAAAGAAAATTATCGAAGAACATGGCGGCCGCATCAGCCTCTCCAACCTGCCTGAAGGCGGCGCCGCTGTTAATATAGTCTTACCCAGATTGGTATAA
- the lptM gene encoding LPS translocon maturation chaperone LptM gives MKPALFLLSAAFILSGCGYKGDLYLPKEDDKARFGVIQTGLQFETKEPTSPTQ, from the coding sequence ATGAAACCAGCCCTGTTTTTACTCTCCGCCGCATTCATCTTGAGCGGCTGCGGCTACAAAGGCGATTTATACCTGCCCAAAGAAGACGACAAAGCCCGCTTCGGCGTGATACAGACCGGCCTGCAATTCGAAACCAAAGAACCCACCTCCCCCACACAATAA